A genomic stretch from Nocardia wallacei includes:
- the bioD gene encoding dethiobiotin synthase, whose amino-acid sequence MSVLIVTGTSTEVGKTVVTAALAAAARAAGRSVAVCKPAQTGVRPGEPGDLADIARLAGVTRTLELARYPDPLAPDTAARRAGQPLLTLGDTVAAIDALSDADLTLVEGAGGVLVRLGEFTLLDLAQKLAAPVLVVAAAGLGTLNHSELTTRALAAAGVPCAGLVIGSWPATPDLAADCNRTDLPEVTGVELVGAVPEGAGRWQPERFADTAPTWFQAGWRARYLH is encoded by the coding sequence GTGAGCGTGTTGATCGTGACGGGGACCTCGACGGAGGTCGGCAAGACGGTGGTGACCGCGGCACTGGCCGCCGCCGCGCGTGCCGCCGGACGGTCGGTCGCGGTGTGCAAACCGGCGCAGACGGGCGTGCGGCCGGGCGAGCCCGGCGACCTGGCCGATATCGCGCGGCTGGCCGGGGTCACCCGGACGCTGGAACTGGCTCGCTACCCCGACCCGCTGGCCCCCGACACCGCCGCCCGGCGCGCGGGGCAGCCGCTGCTGACGCTCGGTGACACCGTCGCCGCCATCGACGCGCTCTCGGACGCGGACCTGACGCTGGTGGAGGGAGCGGGCGGCGTGCTCGTCCGGCTCGGCGAATTCACTCTCCTCGACCTCGCCCAGAAGCTCGCCGCACCCGTGCTGGTGGTCGCCGCGGCCGGGCTGGGGACCCTCAACCACAGCGAACTGACCACCCGCGCCCTCGCCGCGGCGGGCGTCCCCTGCGCGGGCCTGGTGATCGGATCCTGGCCCGCCACGCCGGATCTCGCCGCCGACTGCAATCGGACCGACCTCCCCGAGGTGACGGGAGTGGAGTTGGTCGGCGCCGTCCCCGAGGGCGCGGGCCGGTGGCAACCGGAGCGCTTCGCCGACACCGCCCCGACCTGGTTCCAGGCGGGGTGGCGCGCACGCTACCTGCACTGA
- the nadA gene encoding quinolinate synthase NadA, translating into MATMTFAGHVTDGPTGYTGVAATPEWAQEIQRLARERNATILAHNYQLPEIQDVAHHVGDSLALSRIAAEAPEDTIVFCGVHFMAETAKILSPGKTVLIPDQRAGCSLADSITADELRAWKAEHPGAVVVSYVNTTAAVKALTDVCCTSSNAVDVVAAIDPDREVLFLPDQFLGAHVKRVTGRENMHIWAGECHVHAGINGDELTEQARTHPDAELFVHPECGCATSALYLAGEGAFPADRVHILSTGGMIDAAKAAKSNQVLVATEIGMLHQLRRAAPGIDFQAVNDRASCKYMKMITPAALLRCLTDNLDEVHVDAETAALARNSVQRMIAIGNPGGGE; encoded by the coding sequence ATGGCGACCATGACGTTTGCCGGGCACGTCACGGACGGTCCGACGGGGTACACGGGCGTAGCGGCCACCCCGGAGTGGGCGCAGGAGATCCAGCGCCTGGCGCGCGAGCGCAACGCGACCATCCTGGCGCACAACTATCAGCTGCCCGAGATCCAGGACGTGGCCCACCACGTCGGGGACTCGCTGGCGCTGTCGCGCATCGCGGCGGAGGCCCCGGAGGACACCATCGTGTTCTGCGGCGTGCATTTCATGGCGGAGACGGCCAAGATCCTCAGCCCCGGCAAGACGGTGCTGATCCCCGACCAGCGGGCGGGCTGTTCGCTGGCGGATTCCATCACCGCCGACGAGCTGCGCGCGTGGAAGGCCGAACACCCGGGCGCCGTGGTGGTTTCGTACGTGAACACCACCGCCGCGGTGAAGGCGCTGACCGACGTGTGCTGCACCTCGTCCAACGCCGTGGACGTGGTGGCCGCCATCGACCCGGATCGCGAGGTGCTGTTCCTGCCCGACCAGTTCCTCGGCGCGCACGTCAAGCGCGTGACCGGGCGCGAGAACATGCACATCTGGGCCGGCGAATGCCACGTGCACGCCGGCATCAACGGCGACGAACTGACCGAGCAGGCCCGCACCCATCCCGACGCCGAACTGTTCGTGCACCCCGAATGCGGTTGCGCCACTTCGGCGCTGTACCTCGCCGGGGAGGGCGCGTTCCCCGCGGACCGGGTGCACATCCTGTCCACCGGCGGCATGATCGACGCGGCCAAGGCCGCGAAGTCGAACCAGGTCCTGGTCGCCACCGAGATCGGCATGCTGCATCAGCTGCGGCGGGCCGCGCCGGGCATCGACTTCCAGGCCGTCAACGATCGCGCGTCCTGCAAGTACATGAAGATGATCACGCCCGCGGCGCTGCTGCGCTGCCTGACCGACAACCTCGACGAGGTGCACGTCGACGCGGAAACCGCCGCGCTGGCCCGCAATTCGGTGCAGCGCATGATCGCCATCGGTAATCCGGGCGGGGGCGAATGA
- a CDS encoding ABC transporter ATP-binding protein encodes MRVSEGQAMPAAGRGPVLEVRELACGPGRRTVLAEVGFTVAAGELVGIVGPNGSGKTTLLRTLAGLLRPRRGQVLVKGIDLRGVSARRRARAIASVAQDEQPPDDLRAGEVVALGLTPYLPPWGSGGPRERAAVESALRAVDLEGFADRPVHRMSGGERQRVLLARALVQDTPVLLLDEPTNHLDVTHRLALLALARTLDRTVVLTLHDLDLADRFCDRVVVLHDGRAGALAPPESALTPEVLGSVFGVRAARVRHPDTGETHLLLDTMADRS; translated from the coding sequence GTGAGGGTGTCGGAGGGTCAGGCGATGCCCGCGGCGGGCCGGGGTCCTGTGCTGGAGGTCCGGGAGCTGGCCTGCGGCCCGGGGCGGCGGACCGTGCTGGCGGAGGTGGGTTTCACGGTGGCGGCCGGTGAGCTCGTCGGGATCGTCGGCCCGAACGGGAGCGGGAAGACCACGCTGTTGCGCACGCTGGCCGGGCTGCTTCGGCCGCGGCGGGGACAGGTGCTGGTGAAAGGCATCGACCTGCGGGGCGTGTCGGCGCGGCGGCGGGCGCGGGCGATCGCGTCGGTCGCGCAGGACGAACAGCCGCCCGATGATCTGCGGGCGGGTGAGGTGGTGGCGTTGGGCCTCACTCCGTATCTGCCGCCCTGGGGGTCGGGCGGTCCGCGGGAGCGGGCGGCCGTCGAGAGCGCTCTGCGCGCAGTGGATCTCGAGGGGTTCGCCGATCGGCCCGTACATCGGATGTCCGGCGGGGAGCGGCAGCGGGTGCTGCTGGCTCGCGCGCTCGTGCAGGACACCCCCGTGCTGCTGCTCGACGAACCGACGAATCATCTCGATGTCACCCACCGCCTCGCGCTGCTGGCGCTGGCTCGCACGCTGGACCGGACGGTGGTGCTCACGCTGCACGATCTCGACCTGGCCGACCGCTTCTGCGACCGTGTCGTGGTGCTGCACGACGGCCGTGCGGGTGCGTTGGCACCGCCCGAGTCCGCGCTCACGCCGGAGGTGCTCGGCAGCGTGTTCGGCGTGCGAGCCGCGCGCGTCCGCCATCCGGACACCGGGGAAACCCACCTGCTGCTCGACACGATGGCCGACCGGTCGTGA
- the bioB gene encoding biotin synthase BioB, whose amino-acid sequence MTQAPVRTDTDILAIAREQVLDRGVGLDQQQTAEVLRLADDRLEELLELAHEVRMKWCGPEVEVEGIISLKTGGCPEDCHFCSQSGLFQSPVRAAWLDIPSLVEAAKQTAKTGATEFCIVAAVRGPDERLMAQVAAGVEAIRNEVDIQVACSLGMLTQEQVDQLAAMGVHRYNHNLETARSHFPNVVTTHSWEERWDTLRMVREAGMEVCSGGILGMGETIEQRAEFASQLAELEPDEVPLNFLNPRPGTPFGDLEVLPAAEALKAVAAFRLALPRTMLRFAGGREITLGDLGAKQGILGGINAVIVGNYLTTLGRPAEQDLDLLGELKMPIKALNETL is encoded by the coding sequence ATGACCCAGGCACCCGTCAGGACCGACACCGACATTCTGGCGATCGCCCGCGAGCAGGTGCTCGACCGCGGCGTCGGCCTCGACCAGCAGCAGACCGCCGAGGTGCTGCGCCTCGCCGACGACCGGCTCGAGGAGCTGCTGGAACTCGCGCACGAGGTCCGCATGAAGTGGTGCGGCCCGGAGGTGGAGGTCGAGGGCATCATCTCGCTCAAGACCGGCGGCTGCCCCGAGGACTGCCACTTCTGTTCGCAGTCCGGGCTGTTCCAGTCCCCGGTGCGCGCGGCCTGGCTCGACATCCCCTCGCTGGTCGAGGCCGCCAAGCAGACCGCCAAGACCGGGGCCACCGAATTCTGCATCGTCGCGGCGGTGCGCGGGCCGGACGAGCGGCTGATGGCGCAGGTCGCCGCCGGTGTGGAGGCGATTCGCAACGAGGTCGACATCCAGGTGGCGTGCTCGCTGGGCATGCTCACCCAGGAGCAGGTCGACCAGCTCGCCGCCATGGGCGTGCACCGCTACAACCACAACCTCGAGACCGCCAGGTCGCACTTTCCGAACGTGGTCACCACGCACAGCTGGGAGGAGCGCTGGGACACCCTGCGCATGGTCCGCGAGGCCGGTATGGAGGTGTGCAGCGGCGGCATCCTCGGCATGGGCGAGACCATCGAGCAGCGCGCCGAATTCGCTTCGCAGCTGGCCGAATTGGAGCCCGACGAGGTGCCGCTGAACTTCCTCAACCCGCGCCCGGGCACCCCGTTCGGCGATCTGGAGGTACTGCCCGCGGCCGAGGCGCTGAAGGCCGTCGCCGCGTTCCGGCTCGCGCTGCCGCGCACCATGCTGCGCTTCGCCGGGGGCCGCGAGATCACTCTCGGTGACCTCGGCGCCAAGCAGGGCATCCTCGGCGGCATCAACGCCGTCATCGTCGGCAACTACCTGACCACGCTGGGCCGTCCGGCCGAGCAGGACCTGGATCTGCTGGGCGAATTGAAGATGCCGATCAAGGCCCTCAACGAAACTCTCTGA
- a CDS encoding NUDIX hydrolase, producing the protein MAHSSTIHESLTAVFQVRRFPDTMSAGQAVSHPVDPQLPRCAPGWHTELAVLLWERAMEPQTGTWSLPGGRLRDDEDLDISARRQLAEKVDVRELWHIEQLSVFSDPHRVPGPRRIASAYLGLVPLTADPHLPPDTRWHPLSALPDMSFDHGTVVDHARARLAAKLSYTNIAFALAPSRFTMSTLREIYCAALGYEVDTTNLQRVLSRRKVITPTGDTASPGKAGGRPAAVYRFTDDELRVTDEFAALRPRG; encoded by the coding sequence GTGGCCCATAGTAGCACCATTCACGAATCGCTCACCGCGGTGTTCCAGGTTCGCCGCTTTCCGGACACCATGTCCGCAGGTCAGGCCGTTAGTCACCCGGTTGATCCGCAACTGCCGCGGTGCGCACCGGGCTGGCACACCGAACTCGCGGTGCTGCTGTGGGAGCGCGCGATGGAGCCACAGACCGGCACCTGGTCCCTCCCGGGCGGACGCCTGCGCGACGACGAGGACCTCGACATCTCGGCGCGCCGGCAACTCGCGGAGAAGGTGGACGTGCGCGAGCTGTGGCACATCGAGCAGCTGTCGGTGTTCAGCGATCCGCACCGGGTGCCGGGCCCGCGCCGCATCGCCTCGGCGTATCTCGGACTGGTGCCGCTGACCGCCGATCCGCACCTGCCGCCGGACACTCGCTGGCATCCGCTCTCGGCGCTGCCGGACATGTCCTTCGATCACGGCACCGTCGTCGACCATGCCCGGGCGCGACTGGCGGCGAAGCTGTCCTACACGAATATCGCCTTCGCCCTGGCGCCTTCGCGTTTCACCATGTCGACACTGCGCGAAATCTACTGCGCCGCGCTGGGGTACGAGGTGGATACCACCAACCTGCAGCGAGTCCTGAGCCGCCGCAAGGTGATCACGCCCACCGGCGACACCGCGTCACCCGGCAAGGCCGGCGGCCGGCCGGCGGCCGTGTATCGTTTCACCGACGACGAGCTCCGGGTTACCGACGAGTTCGCAGCGCTGCGTCCCCGTGGCTGA
- a CDS encoding ABC transporter substrate-binding protein produces the protein MRSWAPIFATLATVLTVTACGAAPAVHGNLTLRNCGREVRFPAPAQRMFVNDSNMISMALALGAQDAVTAVSSLQADDAATLRRHYGDAVDRLRVVSPESPSRETVIAQRPDVMVAGWNYGYTEAKDLTPESLRANGIAAYILTESCRQRSGEQARGIVDPWTALRTDLGNLGAITGRTEQATRLVADLDARLDALHRAPQADRRPRVFVFDSASDTVFSSGRFGGPQAILDAAGAHNVLEDVADSWTRVSWERLAASDPDALVFVDYPPQTFAQKVELLRAKPGINRLRAVTEQRFFDLPYTMWTSGPLNIDAAEQVRAQLETWKLLPPSGIRPRSDDAVR, from the coding sequence ATGAGATCCTGGGCTCCGATATTCGCCACTCTCGCAACGGTTCTCACGGTGACAGCGTGCGGCGCCGCACCGGCCGTGCACGGCAATCTCACGCTGCGCAACTGCGGACGGGAGGTGCGCTTCCCCGCACCGGCCCAGCGCATGTTCGTCAACGACAGCAACATGATCTCGATGGCGCTCGCCCTCGGCGCGCAGGACGCGGTGACCGCGGTGTCCAGCCTGCAGGCCGACGACGCCGCGACCCTGCGCCGCCACTACGGCGACGCGGTCGATCGCCTGCGCGTGGTGTCCCCCGAGTCTCCGTCCCGGGAGACGGTGATCGCGCAACGCCCCGACGTGATGGTCGCCGGATGGAACTACGGTTACACCGAGGCGAAGGATCTCACTCCGGAGTCGTTGCGCGCGAACGGCATTGCCGCCTACATCCTGACCGAGAGCTGCCGGCAGCGCAGCGGCGAGCAGGCGCGCGGCATCGTCGATCCGTGGACGGCCCTGCGCACCGATCTCGGCAACCTCGGCGCGATCACCGGCCGCACCGAGCAGGCCACCCGCCTGGTCGCCGACCTCGATGCCCGCCTCGACGCCCTGCACCGCGCACCGCAGGCCGATCGGCGGCCGCGGGTCTTCGTCTTCGACAGCGCGAGCGACACCGTGTTCTCCAGCGGCAGATTCGGTGGGCCGCAAGCGATCCTGGACGCCGCGGGCGCGCACAACGTCCTCGAGGACGTGGCCGACTCGTGGACCCGGGTGTCGTGGGAGCGACTGGCGGCATCGGATCCGGACGCTCTGGTGTTCGTCGACTATCCGCCGCAGACGTTCGCTCAGAAGGTGGAACTGCTACGCGCCAAGCCCGGCATCAACCGGCTCCGCGCGGTGACCGAGCAGCGGTTCTTCGACCTGCCCTACACCATGTGGACCAGCGGGCCGCTCAACATCGACGCCGCCGAGCAGGTCCGGGCACAACTGGAGACCTGGAAACTGTTGCCGCCGTCGGGAATTCGGCCGCGCAGCGACGACGCGGTGCGGTGA
- a CDS encoding FecCD family ABC transporter permease, translated as MIRARTSVVVPVVVLALGCAMVAATGCGAETVPPATVFEVLRARVTGAAVADPGLDTIIWQLRVPRTLLAAVVGAGLALAGAAMQTLVRNPLADPYLLGVSSGAGVGAAAVITSGFFAGAGVWALSGGALLGAFAAAAMVFLIAVAQGGLTPLRLVLTGTVLGSAFAALSSYLIFRSADPAAAQAVLFWLLGSLAGADWTRIALPAGVVGAAALALAAAAGWLDALTVGADTAASVGVPVRALRIALFAGLAVLVGVLVAVSGGIGFVGLVVPHAARLLVGSPHRALLPVSALCGALFLVVADAAARILVRPTEIPVGVLTGLIGAPVFLLLMGRRRYRFGAS; from the coding sequence ATGATCCGCGCGCGGACATCGGTGGTCGTCCCCGTCGTCGTGCTGGCGCTCGGGTGCGCCATGGTGGCGGCGACCGGATGCGGGGCCGAAACCGTGCCGCCCGCAACCGTTTTCGAGGTACTGCGGGCGAGGGTGACCGGAGCCGCCGTCGCCGACCCCGGTCTCGACACCATCATCTGGCAGTTGCGGGTGCCGCGCACGCTGCTGGCGGCCGTGGTGGGTGCGGGCCTGGCGCTGGCCGGGGCGGCCATGCAGACGCTCGTGCGCAATCCGCTCGCCGATCCGTATCTGCTCGGCGTGTCGTCCGGGGCGGGCGTGGGGGCTGCGGCGGTGATCACCTCCGGGTTCTTCGCGGGGGCCGGAGTGTGGGCGCTGTCGGGGGGTGCGCTGCTCGGCGCGTTCGCCGCGGCGGCGATGGTCTTTCTGATCGCGGTCGCCCAAGGCGGGCTGACACCGCTGCGGCTGGTGCTGACCGGCACCGTGCTGGGGTCGGCTTTCGCGGCACTGAGCAGCTACCTGATCTTTCGCAGCGCCGATCCGGCGGCCGCCCAGGCGGTGCTGTTCTGGCTGCTGGGGAGTCTCGCGGGGGCGGACTGGACGCGGATCGCGTTGCCCGCCGGTGTCGTCGGGGCCGCGGCGCTGGCACTGGCGGCGGCCGCGGGCTGGCTCGACGCGCTGACCGTGGGCGCCGACACCGCGGCGTCCGTGGGAGTCCCGGTGCGCGCCTTGCGGATTGCGCTGTTCGCCGGGCTGGCCGTGCTGGTGGGCGTCCTGGTGGCGGTCTCCGGCGGGATCGGTTTCGTCGGTCTGGTGGTGCCGCACGCGGCCCGCCTGCTGGTCGGCTCCCCGCACCGCGCGCTGCTTCCGGTGAGCGCCCTGTGCGGCGCGCTGTTCCTCGTGGTGGCCGACGCCGCCGCCCGAATCCTCGTCCGCCCCACCGAAATCCCCGTCGGTGTCCTCACCGGCCTCATCGGCGCTCCCGTCTTCCTCCTCCTGATGGGCCGCCGCCGCTACCGATTCGGTGCGTCGTGA
- a CDS encoding DUF2567 domain-containing protein, which produces MAHQSAVVPSGAGRREVRAVLGVVAAVLAVSALGGVVWALLAPAERVIVVEPGRGAALTGESAHRFDAVAIFVCVAVIAGLLTAAAAWRVRRIRGPLLQGGLLFGSLAGAWLMAWLGERVAEWKYPHVPNPPVRAIVELPPLISPSEFTGWTQLVVQPLVAALVVLVLSALNTSEDLGAGPVTAAEPDGARAYASQISYGPYGTPAAQPFEGADSGSAR; this is translated from the coding sequence ATGGCCCACCAGAGCGCCGTCGTGCCGTCCGGTGCGGGCCGCCGCGAGGTGCGTGCCGTGCTGGGCGTGGTGGCCGCCGTGCTGGCGGTCAGCGCGCTCGGTGGCGTGGTCTGGGCGCTGCTGGCGCCCGCGGAGCGGGTGATCGTGGTGGAGCCGGGCCGGGGCGCGGCCCTCACCGGCGAGAGCGCGCACCGGTTCGACGCGGTGGCGATCTTCGTGTGCGTCGCTGTGATCGCCGGACTGCTCACCGCCGCCGCGGCGTGGCGGGTGCGCCGGATCCGCGGCCCGCTGCTGCAGGGTGGGCTGTTGTTCGGTTCGCTGGCCGGTGCCTGGCTGATGGCGTGGCTGGGGGAGCGGGTCGCCGAGTGGAAGTATCCGCACGTGCCGAATCCGCCGGTGCGCGCGATCGTCGAACTGCCGCCGCTGATCTCACCGTCGGAGTTCACCGGATGGACGCAGCTGGTGGTGCAGCCGCTGGTGGCCGCGCTGGTCGTGCTCGTGCTGTCGGCGCTGAACACCTCCGAGGACCTGGGCGCCGGGCCCGTCACCGCGGCCGAGCCCGACGGGGCCCGCGCGTACGCCTCGCAGATCAGCTACGGCCCCTACGGAACACCGGCCGCGCAGCCGTTCGAGGGCGCCGATTCCGGTTCGGCGCGTTGA
- a CDS encoding DUF1353 domain-containing protein — MGFTGGALVVEELDAESWCVREPIEYRGDRETFVVPAGFRTDFASVPRALVWLIPRYGAFTKAAILHDYLSRAAEVSRADADGLFRRALHEQGVSVPQRWMMWAAVRLGSGLRGATVGDIAKFLLVAIPSVIFLVVPVVIVQLWLLLFWVVEAVFWTSSRVTGRVTGPAPKPRVKMTT, encoded by the coding sequence TTGGGATTCACCGGTGGCGCACTCGTGGTCGAGGAACTCGACGCGGAGTCCTGGTGTGTGCGCGAGCCCATCGAATATCGCGGCGACCGTGAGACTTTCGTGGTTCCGGCCGGGTTCCGGACCGACTTCGCCTCGGTGCCCCGCGCGCTGGTCTGGTTGATCCCACGCTACGGCGCCTTCACCAAGGCCGCCATCCTGCACGACTACCTGTCCCGCGCCGCCGAGGTGAGCCGTGCCGACGCCGACGGGCTGTTCCGCCGCGCGCTGCATGAACAGGGCGTCTCGGTGCCGCAGCGGTGGATGATGTGGGCCGCGGTGCGACTGGGCTCCGGACTGCGCGGGGCCACCGTCGGCGATATCGCGAAGTTCCTGCTCGTCGCCATCCCCTCGGTGATCTTCCTGGTTGTCCCGGTGGTGATCGTCCAGCTGTGGCTGCTGCTGTTCTGGGTGGTGGAGGCTGTGTTCTGGACCTCGAGCCGGGTCACCGGCCGGGTCACCGGACCGGCCCCGAAACCACGGGTGAAGATGACCACCTGA
- a CDS encoding TetR/AcrR family transcriptional regulator C-terminal domain-containing protein, with product MQLHRTDVVDGAIAILDQFGLADLTMRRLATSLHVQPGALYWHFPNKQALLGAVADRILAPLDEPVAAGEWSAQVGELAHRMRSCLLAYRDGAELVSATYASRLTTSKGRERVAGALIRGGMGREEADLAAYTLLYYVLGETVDEQSRMQMDSAGALPEESSPLYENTSATERFDFGLQLFVGGVRHLLGDRVR from the coding sequence GTGCAACTGCACCGCACCGACGTCGTCGACGGCGCCATCGCCATCCTCGACCAATTCGGCCTGGCCGATCTCACGATGCGCCGGCTGGCGACCTCGCTGCACGTCCAGCCCGGCGCGCTGTACTGGCACTTCCCCAACAAACAAGCGCTGCTCGGCGCGGTCGCCGACCGGATCCTGGCACCGCTGGACGAGCCGGTCGCCGCCGGCGAGTGGTCCGCTCAGGTGGGCGAGCTGGCACACCGGATGCGCTCGTGCCTGCTCGCCTACCGCGACGGCGCGGAACTGGTATCGGCCACCTATGCCTCGCGCCTGACCACCAGCAAGGGCCGCGAGCGGGTGGCGGGCGCGCTGATTCGCGGCGGCATGGGCCGCGAGGAGGCCGACCTGGCCGCCTACACCCTGCTGTACTACGTGCTCGGCGAGACCGTCGACGAGCAGTCGCGGATGCAGATGGATTCGGCGGGCGCGCTGCCGGAGGAGTCGTCGCCGCTGTACGAGAACACCAGCGCCACCGAGCGTTTCGACTTCGGGTTGCAGCTGTTCGTGGGCGGGGTCCGGCATCTGCTGGGCGACCGGGTGCGCTGA
- a CDS encoding 8-amino-7-oxononanoate synthase, with translation MSVDPLGWIDVRAGERVRAGLRRELRARGPQAGPIDLASNDYLGLSRHPEVVEGAVEAVRTWGTGSTGSRLVTGTTVAHEQLEAELAEFTGAEAGLVFASGYAANLGVVTALAGRGSLVVSDAGSHASLVDACRLSRARVAIAPHRDVLAVDRLLSARTEERAVVLTDSVFSADGDLAPLRELHRVVRANGAVLIVDEAHGIGVRGDGGRGLVHEVGLAGQPDLIVTATLSKALAAQGGAVLAPERVRAHLVDAARTFIFDTGLAPAAVGAARAALRLLRRDPAMAGRVRERATAIARIAAAPQPDSAVVSVVLGEAQVAYDAAQACRARGLSVGCFRPPSVPEGTSRLRLTARADLTDAEMDFIATTLAAVLADARGPVPV, from the coding sequence GTGAGTGTGGATCCGTTGGGCTGGATTGATGTGCGGGCCGGGGAGCGGGTGCGGGCCGGGTTGCGGCGCGAGCTGCGCGCCCGGGGGCCGCAGGCCGGTCCGATCGATCTGGCGTCGAACGACTACCTCGGCTTGTCGCGGCATCCCGAGGTCGTCGAGGGCGCGGTCGAGGCGGTGCGGACGTGGGGGACCGGGTCCACCGGGTCGCGGCTGGTGACGGGGACGACCGTGGCGCACGAGCAACTCGAGGCCGAGTTGGCCGAATTCACCGGGGCCGAGGCGGGGCTGGTGTTCGCCTCCGGGTACGCCGCCAATCTCGGTGTGGTGACGGCGCTGGCCGGGCGTGGGTCGCTGGTGGTGTCGGACGCGGGCAGTCATGCCTCGCTGGTCGACGCCTGCCGGTTGTCGCGGGCCCGGGTGGCGATAGCGCCGCATCGCGACGTGCTCGCCGTGGATAGGCTGCTGTCCGCGCGTACCGAGGAGCGGGCGGTGGTGCTGACCGACTCGGTGTTCAGCGCCGACGGGGATCTGGCGCCGCTGCGCGAGCTGCACCGCGTGGTCCGGGCCAACGGTGCGGTGCTGATCGTCGACGAAGCGCACGGCATCGGGGTGCGCGGCGACGGCGGCCGCGGGCTGGTGCACGAGGTCGGCCTGGCCGGGCAGCCGGACCTGATCGTCACCGCCACCTTGTCGAAAGCCCTTGCCGCCCAAGGGGGTGCGGTGCTGGCTCCCGAGCGGGTCCGCGCCCACCTGGTCGACGCCGCCCGCACCTTCATCTTCGACACCGGGCTCGCGCCCGCGGCGGTCGGGGCGGCGCGGGCGGCGCTGCGCCTGCTGCGGCGCGATCCCGCGATGGCGGGACGGGTGCGGGAGCGTGCCACCGCCATCGCTCGCATCGCCGCCGCGCCGCAACCGGATTCGGCGGTGGTGTCGGTGGTGCTCGGCGAGGCACAGGTCGCCTACGACGCCGCGCAGGCGTGCCGGGCGCGCGGCCTGAGCGTGGGTTGCTTCCGACCACCGTCGGTCCCGGAGGGCACGTCGCGGCTGCGGCTCACCGCCCGCGCCGATCTGACCGACGCCGAAATGGACTTCATCGCAACGACTCTCGCGGCCGTGCTGGCCGACGCGCGGGGACCGGTGCCGGTATGA
- a CDS encoding alpha/beta fold hydrolase — MLLEDRHPTTVADYDDARRRARLAETRWGHGWVRLRRTRRVLLRLALVPILLLMVFAQYLAVDIAPERARLARTEPAVLPVAAPAPEARNTAVFDLVGLGSLDATATARALPSLTRMGSVWAVRYDNTGIDTKVISDLIIRVTEAARIDNVVLVGHSMGGVIALEIGKHIHTGSTKNLAAVVLDCTPIDLDAVRPESRDQGEDLLRWTGWLPGIRESRSLRLFAETYARRDRFLDRDTTPPGIRGDRLWSTVGEVLRQKIGNRDAASNGLIESQFRAIVAGGAVDDLRALVKPVSGKSRPAVVFLRPNNPERDPIVDVEYTHRVLIQQVGGVDGNLLTVLAHGTGHANPVQQPGEYNKVIAQQVVPFVRQVRDQELVMAR, encoded by the coding sequence ATGCTTCTGGAGGACCGGCACCCGACCACCGTCGCGGACTACGACGATGCGCGGCGGAGGGCCCGGCTGGCCGAAACCCGGTGGGGGCACGGCTGGGTGCGGTTGCGGCGAACCCGAAGGGTGCTGCTGCGCCTGGCCTTGGTGCCGATACTGCTGCTGATGGTCTTCGCCCAGTACCTCGCCGTCGACATCGCGCCGGAACGGGCGCGGCTGGCGCGCACCGAACCGGCCGTGCTGCCGGTCGCGGCGCCCGCCCCCGAGGCCCGCAACACCGCGGTGTTCGACCTGGTCGGTCTCGGCTCGCTCGACGCCACCGCCACCGCTCGCGCCTTGCCGTCGCTGACCCGGATGGGTTCGGTGTGGGCGGTGCGCTACGACAACACCGGTATCGACACCAAGGTGATCAGCGACCTGATCATCAGGGTCACCGAGGCCGCGCGCATCGACAACGTGGTGCTGGTCGGCCACAGCATGGGCGGCGTGATCGCCCTGGAGATCGGCAAGCACATCCACACCGGCTCCACCAAGAACCTGGCCGCCGTCGTCCTGGACTGCACGCCGATCGACCTCGACGCCGTACGCCCGGAAAGCCGCGACCAGGGCGAGGATCTGTTGCGCTGGACCGGCTGGCTGCCGGGCATCCGGGAGAGCCGCAGCCTGCGCCTGTTCGCCGAAACCTACGCTCGGCGTGACCGTTTCCTCGACCGCGACACCACCCCGCCCGGCATTCGCGGTGACCGGCTGTGGTCGACGGTGGGGGAGGTGTTGCGGCAGAAGATCGGCAATCGCGACGCGGCCAGCAACGGGCTGATCGAATCGCAGTTCCGCGCGATCGTGGCGGGCGGCGCGGTCGATGATCTGCGTGCTCTGGTCAAACCGGTGAGCGGCAAGTCGCGTCCGGCGGTGGTCTTCCTGCGCCCGAACAATCCGGAGCGGGATCCGATCGTGGATGTCGAGTACACCCATCGGGTACTGATCCAGCAGGTCGGCGGCGTGGACGGGAATCTGCTGACGGTGCTCGCGCACGGTACGGGGCACGCGAATCCCGTGCAGCAGCCGGGGGAGTACAACAAGGTCATCGCGCAGCAGGTGGTGCCGTTCGTGCGGCAGGTCCGCGATCAGGAACTGGTCATGGCGCGGTGA